The Tenebrio molitor chromosome 5, icTenMoli1.1, whole genome shotgun sequence genome segment ATTGTTGCTCCAATTGCTCAGCGAAGGCGAGCCCGAGAAAGATCTCACTCCTTCCGAGTAAAAACTCGTTAAAGTTCAAATTGAATGCCTTTTATCCGCTTTTTTGTTACACGTTTTTTTGGATGTAGTACTTGAGCTCAGGCCGTTcgccttaattttttttcaatcatgTGATATATAAGGATAAAATGTGTAATTTTTCGTTCTCACATTCCGAattaatttatcttttttcCTAAACTTGATAGGAActcgctatttatttatgatagtTTAAGGTATTTGTAAGAGAAACCGTTTAGTTGTCGTGATACTGCTActctcattatttttaatttgtataccTACGAAttggaataaaatttacaCCAAAAGAGACGCCGAACTTGGGACAAATCGAAAGActcgtaaaaaattaaaaaattattttagaaaatcttAGTAACAACATTCAATCGCTACTGCTACTTTCTGATAAGTATCCGGCGTCTTTCTGGGGCGCCCTTGCATCCTTTTGTTTCTTCTTCACGGAACCTGGACCTAGCTTAGACTTCCTGAACGTTTCGATAGCCTtcagtttatttttcaacatctCGCTCTTCTCTTTCTGCTTCTGAGGGATCACTTCCCTCTTGTGCAACCTCTGCAAATTAACTTTCTTTACGGTTTGCCCCTCCACCTCTTTGCGGATCTCCGTCTCTATCTCTTCAACCCGCTTCTTAGATCTGACTTGCGTCTGCTTCAAAATCTCGATCTCTTCATCTGGTTTCTTCTTCTTACTCTTCGGCCCATCATCCTTACTACTATTCCCCTCACTCTTCTcttcaatcttcttttttctcttcGGTCCGTCAACCTTTTCACCTGCCTTCTTCCTCTGCTTCTTCCCTTCAATCTTTGGTTCCTCTTCCTCCTTCCCGTTGCTCCCGATCCTCTGAATTGCACTCTTCACTCTCTTGCTCATCTTCTTTTCCGTTTCACTTGACTCTACCCTCCTCTCGTACTTGAAGAAATCTGTAATGCTCTTCTGAACGTTACGGTCCTCCATTCGCTTCAACACCGGGGCAAGAATTTCTTCAGTCTTGATTTTGGTCCAGCCGAATTTTTCCCTCGCAAAGTCCACCAAACCCACAACGTCGGGCTTCGCCCAACCGAACTTCTCCTTGCTGGTCTCCACTCGCGGCTCCAAGTACGCTTGGGTTATCTGAGGGTTGGGGAAGTTTTCGCCGAACGCCAAGTTCTTTAATTTGCCGCGAAGAGAGGTCCGCCCTGGCCCTGGAGCTTTACCTTTCGCGAACCAAGACTTGAACTCTGCCAATCCCGAGATCACGAGCTCGGATTTGGGTGGGAAAGCCGCCAGGATTTCCAGAGCTGTGACCGGGCCGACTCCTGTCAAACCGGTGGTGTAGTCGCTGCCCACCAGCATGGCCAACAACACCATCTGCTCGCGGGTCAACTCTGAAAACAAACGTTAACAACAATACACGCAAAGACACAAAATCTATACTGTAGTGCTGCTGGATGTTGTCCGACTTGAACTCCATCACGGTTTTGCTTTGGTTGAAGAAGTTCTTGTAGACTGTTCGCCCCCCGAACAGCCAGATGTCGCTGTCGTCGGTGATCGTGCCGTCCGTCAAGTCGATCAAGTCTAGAAAGGCACACTGGGCTTCGGCTTCCATCGGAGCCACCAAGTAGGGAACTCCGAAGAGTTCCAAAAGCTCCTAAACACattttcttggattttttccGAGTTTGGACCGATCAACTCACCTGAGCTTCTTGGTACATTTGGTCGGTGATGCTTCCAGCGTGTCTCTCTTTGGTGGACTTTTCTGTCGCGAGTTCTGCTTCTTCCTTTCTCAAATTTTCTCGCATCTCGTTCAACTGATCCACCGACAATTTTGAAGAGTCAGGTTCTGCCTCTTTTGGGCGAGAGTAATCCTTGATCAACTTCTCGATCTTGTCCTTCACAGTCTGACTCGTAGACTTGACTTCTTCAACAGCAGACGAAGATTCCTTATCATTTGACACTTCTAGGTTTTCAATCGCAGACGAACTTGCTTCATTTAAACATTCTTCTTTTCTATCTGATACTACTATACTTTCAACCGCAGGTGAGTCTGCTTCCGTATCCACtacttttttgatattttctttCACTTTCTTCGACTCTTCTTCCCTACTACTCGACACAAACTGCTTTATACTCTCTATTACCTTGTCCTGAGTACTCGAAACCTCGCTCGCCACCTCAGCCTGATCTTCATTATCAAATATATCTTTAAACAAGTCATCTTCTAGTTCTTCATCAGGCTTGATAACTACCTCCATAGAAGTAACGTTTTTCTTCACTTGCTCCACATTACTATCTTCTACATCTAAAAAATCGTCGGAATCGTTCGATTCTGAATCCGATTTCAATTCGAAACACTCATCTTTTCCTTCTTCCACTTCCCTAGAACTAGACGTAGTAACTCTATCTTCTTGTTCTTCTATTCTAATTAATTCACTAACATTAACTTCTTCAATACCAGATCCGGTAACTGTTTCTTGCCCCGAATCGGCTGTTCTAGATGCGTCACTAGTACTCTCAGCCGGTTGGACAACAGGTTTACCGATCTTTGCTTCTTCTATGTTGGCCTTCTTAGAAGCTCCATTTTTGCTAGCAATAATTTTAGCAATTTCATTGGGTGTCAATCCGCTGTACTCCATCATATATCGTTGCGCCGGAGTGAGTCTTATTTGGATAGTTTCTTCTTCACTAGACTCGGATTCTCCAAAATCTGCATCTTCAAAATTCTCAAGAAAGGAAAGTGACATTCTCTTCTTCCCTTTACCTCCGATTTTTTTAACAGACTTAGAACTAGACGACGCTTCTTCTTCACTAGCTTTCGACGTCGACGGTGCCTCCTCCAACGACATCGCGATCGCTTTCTTCAGATCATCCTCATACTCGATATCtcctttgtttttcattttttccattGACTCGTCGCTCTCTCCTTCTTCGATTGTTGCTAAATTCTGTTTCTTCGCCTCCTCTACGGCTTGCTTGATATCCTTGATCAACAAAAACCGCGTATTCTCATCCGAGGCAATTCTGCTTCCTTTCAGATTCGTGATGACTCCTTGATCTTTGAGTAACGTTTCCAACTCCCCCAACGACAACGAGTGCCCCCCCATCTCCTTCTCGACCTCTTCCAAAGCCACCTGCACCGACTGTCTCTTCAACAGTCGGTTCATCTGGTAGACGGAGAAGTCGTCGCTCTCGGTGGGCAACTCGTGGATGCGCCCCCAAGACGACTGTTTCCGCGTGTCCTTCAAATCGGACAAGATTTCGTGACGGACGTCAACCGGTAACGACTTGAACTCGGCGCTTTCGGTGTTTATCGAGTGCAAGTCGTAAGAGGGCCGAGAGTCATCCGCAGAACTTTCGTCCTCGCTGGACGAAAGGGTGGAATCCAAAGGCTGCGATGGAGGCAGGACGTACAAATCGTCATCGTCCGTCTTTGGTTTTTTGGGGGGCGAGTGGGACTCGGAGAGGGCTGCTTTCGCTTTTTCGGAAAGCACTTTGCTGATGGCGCTGTGTTTCACTAAAGCGGACAAGAGGTTTTTGTGGAGGCGGTCCGCGGCACCCAGAGTTTTGGCCTTTTGCTGGTTTCTTAAGGCCTGAGGAAGGGTCAAGGTCAACATTCGCTATTATAATCTAATTAGGGCTAATTAAAGTAAATCATCAAACGTGACTAATTTAATTATGCTCGCTTACTGTGGAAAATACCACAATTCTATTTGAATTGCAATCACCGGGTATATTTTGGTTGGAGAtttgttttgcaaaaaaaacccTTTTAGATTCGCCATAAATATTTCAACCTACTTGCACTCTATTCGAGGTTAAAATCAAtattattgaatttattgaGTTCGATTAGTTTCAAGAaaggagtaaaaaaaatcgtcTTTCTATGGGTGAAGTTGTGAATTGATAAGTCAAATGTCACTTGTCAAAGACAATTGCATAACGTTACGTATACGCCATCGGGGCTTTCGAAAATGGAAACATTGAGGTTATGTGTCGTGGGGGTTCCGATTTTCCCATTGTTTTACTCACTATGGTTTGCTTCTTGAGAACTGGGACGCCCCCGTCGAAGACAAACACCGGCTTTATCCGAAAGTATAGCAATTTGCATAGTCGGTGGTAGATGCCGAGGAGGTGAGCGTTGGGGAGAGGGCCCCCTTTCGCGTCCTGGAAGCCCTTGACGATCTGGTGAAGCCATATCGAGACATCTGCGATGCGTTAAGGTAAACGTGAGTGCCGAAAGAGGTGCCTGTCGTCTGTCAAAAAGGATACCGACTGCCAGGACTTTGTTCTCGAGGGACTCCAGCGGCACGGGCTTGCCGGAAGGCTCGATGAGCCTCCACAAACCGTGAACTCCCATACTTCCCAATTATCGGTTGGGCGCGAAACGTCTGCGGCGGAAAAAATTCCCACGGTCTGCGGCGGCGATGAACGACCGCGACACGAACGTCAGTCAGTTCCCATGATTTAGATGCGAGAATCGTCAAATCAGAGGAAAACAGACCTAATCTCGTCCAGCGGTCTGAATTACATCTCTCAGTATCAAATGTTTGAGAATCGCCGAGGCCACCCACTCTTTCCCACACCATGATTTTCCCACGCCCCGGCTGTAACCCCACATCCTCCCAGGGGAAGGAGGGGGGCGGCGCGAGACCGCCTAAAGGCCCCTTCACGGCCGGACCGGTTCCAGCGAGCAGAGGCGGAGGGCTTTCGGATGAGCAACACTCGCAGAAGGAAATTGGCATTATCGATGAACTTCCAAGGTCGATGAGAATCTCTTAATAACAGTGGAAAACATGTTAATTGACCCCGAATTTGACAGTTTCATTAGATAAAAAGTAACGTTAGGAGAGACACCTCATACGAGAGTTATTAGAATCACATTTACATGTTTACATTTGGAATTGTTACGacgtaaatattaaataagtccgatgacgttttcctgtttgacactttgacaacgttGTAACCTCAAAAATGGTTACAATTCAGGAAAATAGGGAAAGAAGTGGACAATACATTTGATTCCAAGtttgattgttttgtttatttgcaaGAAAAGAATTTATATCAAAAGGCAAGTTTTCAATTAAAGGAAAAACTGTCGGAATGTTTTTGTGCAGAATGTTTATTATCTGCAACtgaaaatatacatttttatttctgcaaGTGGATGGATTTTAATTACCTATTCAAATTGTCAGCAAAAGCGAACCCGAAGAAAATCCCACTTTCTAAGTAAAAACACCTCAAAGTTCATTGAATGTCTATCGGTTTTtgtatttcacatttttttacgATGGAGTATTTGAGCTCGGGCCATTCgccttatttttttaaatcatgtGATTTCAGCATAAAATGTGTAATGTTTCGTTCTCACATTCCGAtttaatttatcttttttcCTAAACTTGGTAGGAAGTtgctatttatttatgacagtttAAGGTAATTGTAAGAAACCGTTTAGTTGTCGTGATACTGCTACTCtcattgtttttaatgtgaaatctacgaattggaataaaatttacaCCAAATGAGACGCCGAACTTGGGACAAATCGAAAGActcgtaaaaaattaaaaaaatattttggaaaattttagtAACAATATTCAATCGCTACTGTTACTTTCTGATAAGTATCCGGCGTCTTTCTGGGGCGCCCTCGCATCCTTTTGTTTCGTCTTCACGGAACCTGGACCTAGCTTAGACTTCCTGAACGTTTCGATAGCCTtcagtttatttttcaacatctCGCTCTTCTCTTTCTGCTTCTGAGAGATCACCTCCCTCTTGTGCAACCTCTGCAAATTAACTTTCTTTACGGTTTGCCCCTCCACCTCGTTGCGGATCTCCGTCTCTATCTCCTCGACCCGCTTCTTATATCTGACTTGCGTCTGCTTCAAAATCTCGATCTCTTCATCTGGTTTCTTCTTCTTACTCTTCGACCCATCATCCTTACTACTGCTCCCCTCACTCTTCTcttcaatcttcttttttctcttcGGTCCGTCAACCTTTTCACCTGCCTTCTTCCTCTGCTTCTTCCCTTCAATCTTTGGTTCCTCTTCCTCCTTTCCGTTGCTCCCGATTCTCTGGATCGCATTCTTCACTCTCTTGCTCATCTTCTTTTCCGTTTCTTCCGGCTCTACCCTTCTATCGTACTTGAAGAAATCTGTAATGCTTTTCTGAACGTTACGGTCCTCCATTCGCCTCAACACCGGCTCAAGAATTTCTTCAGTCTTGATTTTTGTCTAGCCGAATTTTTTCCCTCGCAAAGTCCACCAAACCCACAACGTTGGGCTTCGCCCAATCGAACTTCTCCCTGTTGATCGCTCACTGCTTCAAGTATGCTTGGATTAGTGAGGGGTTGGGGAAGTTTTCGCCTAACGCTAAATTTTTTAGTTTGCAGCAAAGAGACGTCCGCTCCGGCCCTGGAACCTTGGTTCGCTAAGGGTAAAGTACCCCAGTACAACCCTTAGCGAACGAAGGCATTGACTCGGCCAAACCCTAGATCTAGAGCTCAAATTTGGGAGAAACAAGCCGCCAAATAATATCAGCGCAACGTTATGGCGTATAAGTTATTGTTTTTCAAACATAACATCCTTCATTTGGagttttaattgtctaaactgtaaattaaaattctgttGTCGATAATTCTGGCGTTGCGTTCTAGTGATAGACAGTTGtctcaaaattttctgttaaaaaatAGTCCCCAGTCGCAATTGTCGTACCTCGAGAGACTTaaagaagtaatttttttgaaataataattttgttcgatCAGAATCCGATCAGCGCCTACGCCACTGTCTCCGCATCGACTACCGTTTGTCCGCGTGAACGCGCCTTAACGCTGccaaaattacataattttcaGTGAATTCACGCCGCCCGTTCGGCCCGTTCCTCGTCAATCTCGCCGCGTGTGACGGCCCCGACCGCCCCTTAAAGCCGCCCCCGAGCCTTGCTTCAGGCCCATCCGGTCCGCTTCCAAAAATCTGATGGAAATGTGGACGGCGAAACGTTGGCCACACTGTCGGAAAATTCTCTCTCCGAACAGGTGTTTTTCGAATGGAATGAGGTAGCGCGCGGCAGGAGAGGGGGAAGCATGGCATTTGTTCTCACGTATAGCGGTAGCCGTGCGAAGAGTTGGCCGTGATAGCGCCGTGTTCTGTTTACAATTAGTGGAGTGCAGCCACCCTGATTGGTGCAAACACGAACAATTGACCATCGACAAAACAAGAGACAGTGCGGATTTTTTTTGGTGAACGATGCGGCCTATTTGATTTTCGGGAGAGTCGCGAAAGATGCCCCATCAGTACGGATTGCCGGGCATAGCCCACGCACAGTCGCCCCCGACGCCGCCGCCCCAGCACGGCGCCATGTACTCGCGGTTCTCGGGGGCGGTGGTGCCCGGGGGCTACCGAGGGGAGGACCGCAGGCTGACCAGGGAGGCCATGGAGCGCTACCTGAGGGACAGGTCGGACATGGTGATCGTGATCCTCCACGCCAAAGTCGCCCAGAAGTCGTACGGCAACGAGAAGAGGTTCTTCTGCCCTCCACCCTGCATATACCTGTTCGGGGACGGCTGGAGGCTCCGACAGGAACAGATGCTCCGCGAGGGGGAGTCCGAACAAGCCTCCCAACTGTGCGCCTTCATAGGAATAGGGAACTCCGACCAAGACATGCAACAGCTAGATCTGAACAACGGCAAACAATATTGTGCTGCCAAGACGCTGTACATTTCGGATTCTGACAAACGAAAACATTTCATGTTGTCGGTGAAGATGTTTTATGGATCTGGACACGACATCGGTGTGTTTCACAGCAAGCGCATCAAAGTTATCTCGAAGCCCTCCAAGAAAAAACAGTCGTTGAAAAATGCGGATTTGTGTATTGCAAGTGGTACCAAAGTGGCTCTATTCAACAGACTCAGATCTCAAACTGTCTCCACGAGGTATCTGCACGTGGAAAACGGACATTTTCATGCCAGTTCCACCCAGTGGGGTGCGTTTACCATCCATCTCTTGGATGATAACGAATCGGAGAGTGAGGAGTTTCAAGTACGCGACGGGTACATCCACTACGGCTCCACGGTCAAGTTGGTGTGCTCGGTGACAGGAATGGCCCTCCCCAGGCTCATAATTCGCAAGGTAAAAACAACTTCTCAACcacataaacaaaaatttgaggttatgtccgAACAAAGTCGAGTCGAGAATTGGCGTTTTTGTTGCATTTACTGACAGCCCGGGGGCCGCTCGACATAAAACATTAGACTTGACTCGTGAACAACCCCAATCGGTGCAATTTTcgtgatttaaaaatttgaatagatttttgatttttggcgTGCGATTGTCGCACCGTGATTGGTCTGTCGGAACAAATGGGATTTCGCCGTGTCGGCGCGCGATTCAAACTTGTTTGTTCCAGGTGGACAAGCAGCAGGCCCTGTTGGAAGCCGACGACCCCGTGTCTCAGCTGCACAAGTGCGCCTTCTACATGAAAGACACCGAACGCATGTACCTGTGCCTGTCGCAAGAGCGAATAATCCAGTTCCAAGCCACTCCTTGCCCCAAAGAGCCCAACAAAGAGATGATCAACGACGGCGCGTGCTGGACCATCATCTCCACCGACAAGGCCGAGTACCAGTTCTACGAAGGCATGGGCCCCGTGCGCTCTCCGGTCACTCCCGTCCCCATCGTGCACAGCCTGCACCTGAACGGCGGCGGCGAAGTGGCCATGCTGGAGCTGACCGGCGACAACTTCTCGCCGTCCCTCCAGGTCTGGTTCGGCGACGTCGAGGCCGAGACGATGTACCGCTGCCAGGAGTCCATGCTGTGCGTGGTGCCCGACATCTCCCAGTTCAGGGGCGAGTGGCTGTGGGTGCGCCAGCCCACCCAGGTCCCCGTCTCGCTGGTCAGGAACGACGGCATCATCTACGCGACGGGGCTGACCTTCACGTACACCCCGGAGCCGGGGCCGCGGCCCCAGTGCATGCCCGCCGACGAGATCATGCGCCAGGGGCAGCGCACCGCCGCCGTCGCCCAAGCGCAGAGCCAAGCTGCCATCGCCCAGGAGTCGGCCTGGAACTCGCACGGGGGCATGCATTAGCGGTGAGGGTACAGTAAATCCATGCAATAAATTAGGTTTTGATAAGATGCAACGATTTCCTCTCGGTCTCTCTTTCTTATACTTCTCGTCTCTTTGACATCCAGCAACTGGGTGGCACACTGCTAAAACACGCCGAAAATAACCCAGAACCTTGCGACCTATACACTGGATCTGACAAATCaccgaatatttttcaaaaaccgaTTTTGAAGAGTCCTCTCGAATTTGGAGTGTGCCATCGCCTTTTCTgtgtattatattttattgtgatATGTTTACTTCTAATTCTAGACTATTTGAAGCGTTGTAAAAAGAGATACTTATAGCCTTAACTATGAACAAACCAAAGTTATGTAAGTTTTATAATTGTCAGTCACAGAATGAATAGTCCAACCGTTTTTACTTAGCGTTAAGTGAATTATGCTCAATTTGCCGAAGAAAAAAAGCAATGCCAGAGTCGGTGCACCAGAGAATATATAAAACACGACAACAACGAATTTATGGCAAATGGAATGagtgtaaatattttagtaGTATTAAGTTTTATTCTACGTAAAAATCATACATGAACAATCTGTACATTATGCATATTttgtagaaataaaaaattatttaaataatgtcAAAGTATTCATTCAAACCCCTAAGAACAATAAAAACCggatatttcattaaaataaatagcTATGTACAAAAGAGCATTAGTGGAGATTCTTGGCGAGGGAAGAAAAAACTAGGAAGGCCTCTGCGATTTTTCACATCCATTCAAGTCGGTTCTCACGACTAAATCGAATCTCTTTTCCTTAAAAACATGATTATTCATACATGAATGTGGGAATGCAAGATAACAAtggtattatttttaataattactttCCTACTGTATATTAATTAGTCGGTCCCGTTCCCAGGCCGCAGTAATTGCAGTGGGAATCCGAATTCGGTGGAACGCGGATTTCGAgtattattttattcggaTGCTCCTCTGCTTGCTCATGTTGGTCAGCATGAGGGAGATGTAGGAGGTGAGCAGGTCGTCCATCTTGTACCCCAGCGAGGTCTCGCACAGCAGCTTGGACCCTCGGACGAGGTTGCCGATGGTCATGTGGAAGTAGGTGTTGCCCGAGGACCAGTTCGATATCCTGGTGAAGGGGTGGGTCACCAGGATCTCCTGCAACGCAGAGAAAACGGTGAGACGCAGTTCGATCACGATTAATTGGACGCGCTAATTGCGCAAAACAACCAGGAATAACAGCTGATGAATGAACATGCGGCGGTAATCACAGGAAATCACATAATCACGAAAATGCTCTTGATGTCTTGTTATAATAACACGTGAGAATCGCGGCTGCATTGTTACGGCGCTCGTTTTATTAATGGATTTTTTATTGGCTGACTTTGCGGAAAAACAAATTCGTTTATTTAGCAAATGATGGGGGATTAAGCAATTTTCTTATTACGTTTTTTCGTTATTATGTTGTTACCGTCGGCCTGTCACGGAATGGGGAACCGGacaaaaaataacagtt includes the following:
- the Su(H) gene encoding suppressor of hairless protein, yielding MPHQYGLPGIAHAQSPPTPPPQHGAMYSRFSGAVVPGGYRGEDRRLTREAMERYLRDRSDMVIVILHAKVAQKSYGNEKRFFCPPPCIYLFGDGWRLRQEQMLREGESEQASQLCAFIGIGNSDQDMQQLDLNNGKQYCAAKTLYISDSDKRKHFMLSVKMFYGSGHDIGVFHSKRIKVISKPSKKKQSLKNADLCIASGTKVALFNRLRSQTVSTRYLHVENGHFHASSTQWGAFTIHLLDDNESESEEFQVRDGYIHYGSTVKLVCSVTGMALPRLIIRKVDKQQALLEADDPVSQLHKCAFYMKDTERMYLCLSQERIIQFQATPCPKEPNKEMINDGACWTIISTDKAEYQFYEGMGPVRSPVTPVPIVHSLHLNGGGEVAMLELTGDNFSPSLQVWFGDVEAETMYRCQESMLCVVPDISQFRGEWLWVRQPTQVPVSLVRNDGIIYATGLTFTYTPEPGPRPQCMPADEIMRQGQRTAAVAQAQSQAAIAQESAWNSHGGMH
- the mus201 gene encoding DNA excision repair protein ERCC-5 homolog, yielding MGVHGLWRLIEPSGKPVPLESLENKVLAVDVSIWLHQIVKGFQDAKGGPLPNAHLLGIYHRLCKLLYFRIKPVFVFDGGVPVLKKQTIALRNQQKAKTLGAADRLHKNLLSALVKHSAISKVLSEKAKAALSESHSPPKKPKTDDDDLYVLPPSQPLDSTLSSSEDESSADDSRPSYDLHSINTESAEFKSLPVDVRHEILSDLKDTRKQSSWGRIHELPTESDDFSVYQMNRLLKRQSVQVALEEVEKEMGGHSLSLGELETLLKDQGVITNLKGSRIASDENTRFLLIKDIKQAVEEAKKQNLATIEEGESDESMEKMKNKGDIEYEDDLKKAIAMSLEEAPSTSKASEEEASSSSKSVKKIGGKGKKRMSLSFLENFEDADFGESESSEEETIQIRLTPAQRYMMEYSGLTPNEIAKIIASKNGASKKANIEEAKIGKPVVQPAESTSDASRTADSGQETVTGSGIEEVNVSELIRIEEQEDRVTTSSSREVEEGKDECFELKSDSESNDSDDFLDVEDSNVEQVKKNVTSMEVVIKPDEELEDDLFKDIFDNEDQAEVASEVSSTQDKVIESIKQFVSSSREEESKKVKENIKKVVDTEADSPAVESIVVSDRKEECLNEASSSAIENLEVSNDKESSSAVEEVKSTSQTVKDKIEKLIKDYSRPKEAEPDSSKLSVDQLNEMRENLRKEEAELATEKSTKERHAGSITDQMYQEAQELLELFGVPYLVAPMEAEAQCAFLDLIDLTDGTITDDSDIWLFGGRTVYKNFFNQSKTVMEFKSDNIQQHYKLTREQMVLLAMLVGSDYTTGLTGVGPVTALEILAAFPPKSELVISGLAEFKSWFAKGKAPGPGRTSLRGKLKNLAFGENFPNPQITQAYLEPRVETSKEKFGWAKPDVVGLVDFAREKFGWTKIKTEEILAPVLKRMEDRNVQKSITDFFKYERRVESSETEKKMSKRVKSAIQRIGSNGKEEEEPKIEGKKQRKKAGEKVDGPKRKKKIEEKSEGNSSKDDGPKSKKKKPDEEIEILKQTQVRSKKRVEEIETEIRKEVEGQTVKKVNLQRLHKREVIPQKQKEKSEMLKNKLKAIETFRKSKLGPGSVKKKQKDARAPQKDAGYLSESSSSD
- the LOC138130327 gene encoding uncharacterized protein; its protein translation is MEDRNVQKSITDFFKYDRRVEPEETEKKMSKRVKNAIQRIGSNGKEEEEPKIEGKKQRKKAGEKVDGPKRKKKIEEKSEGSSSKDDGSKSKKKKPDEEIEILKQTQVRYKKRVEEIETEIRNEVEGQTVKKVNLQRLHKREVISQKQKEKSEMLKNKLKAIETFRKSKLGPGSVKTKQKDARAPQKDAGYLSESNSSD